GGGAGAGATCAAAAAAGATATTTATATTCAGAGAAAGGATGATAAGAATGGCAAGAAGCGTTACAGTTATACCAGCAAGAAGCCAGAAGGTGCGGACAGGGCATAAGGCGGTACAGGAAAAGAAGATAAGGGTGGCAGCCTACTGCCGTGTGTCAACAGACCA
This Desulfovibrio desulfuricans DNA region includes the following protein-coding sequences:
- a CDS encoding recombinase family protein, with product MARSVTVIPARSQKVRTGHKAVQEKKIRVAAYCRVSTDQEDQLHSFEAQVEYYTKYINEHENYEMAGIYADE